The window AGCACTGGGTTTCTGACCGCGGATGACTTCCCAGAGGAGCCAGCCGAGCATGGCAGCAGAGGTGGCGGTGGAGGTGGTGATGAAGGCCAGAGATGCACTGCCGTTGGCGCCCAGAGCAGAACCTGCGTTGAAGCCGAACCAGCCGAACCACAGCAGACCTGCACCCAGCAGCACGAAAGGCACGTTGTGGGGCACTCCAGCGCGTTTGGTGGACTTCAGGCGTGGACCCAGCACCAGAGCAGCCACCAGAGCAGCCACACCGGAGGAGATGTGCACCACGGTGCCACCAGCGAAGTCCAGAGCGCCGAGGTTGAACAGGTAGCCTTTGGCATCCCAGACGATGTGGGCCAGAGGGGAGTACACCACAAGGGTCCAGATGGCGATGAACAGGGTGAATGCACCGAACTTCATGCGGTCCACCACTGCACCGCTGATCAGTGCGGCGGTGATGATGGCGAACATGCCCTGGAACATCACGAAGACGTATTTGGGAATGTAGTGGCCTTCTTCGAAGGTGGCGGCCAGTGAATTCTGTCCGATGCCGTTCATGCCGATGTTGGCAAGGGTGCCGATCCATGGGCTGGTGGCGTTGTCACCGAAAGCGAGGGTGTAACCGAACAGCACCCACAGCACACCCACCACACCCATGGCGATGAAGCTCATCATCATGGTGTTCAGGACGCTTTTGGCTCGGGTGAGGCCACCGTAGAAGAAGGCCAAACCGGGGGTCATCAGGAGCACCAGAGCGGTGGAGGCCAGAAGCCATGCGGTGTCGCCACGGTCGATCACGGGTGTGGGATCGGCGGCCAGAGCGACTCCGGTCAGAGCGAGAGCGGTTGCCAAATGCTTCTTCATTTCTTACCCCCTAAGGCAGCAGCGGTGGTCTCGGGTTGGTTGACCGGGGTGAGGGCGTCCACGTCCTGTTCGCCGGTGCGGATGCGGATCACGCGGTCCAGAGGTTGCACGAAAATCTTGCCATCTCCGACTTCGCCGGTGCGG is drawn from Deinococcus misasensis DSM 22328 and contains these coding sequences:
- a CDS encoding ammonium transporter, with the translated sequence MKKHLATALALTGVALAADPTPVIDRGDTAWLLASTALVLLMTPGLAFFYGGLTRAKSVLNTMMMSFIAMGVVGVLWVLFGYTLAFGDNATSPWIGTLANIGMNGIGQNSLAATFEEGHYIPKYVFVMFQGMFAIITAALISGAVVDRMKFGAFTLFIAIWTLVVYSPLAHIVWDAKGYLFNLGALDFAGGTVVHISSGVAALVAALVLGPRLKSTKRAGVPHNVPFVLLGAGLLWFGWFGFNAGSALGANGSASLAFITTSTATSAAMLGWLLWEVIRGQKPSAVGAATGSVVGLVAITPAAGFVSPVYAILIGLIAVSASFWVVQLKNKLAADDALDVFACHGVGGIIGALLTGAFAFSTGAGKGTLEQLGIQAISILFAVVLSGVGSFVILKVIDAIMGLRVAPNKETAGMDLSEHAEEGYSGNDLSYAEDNKNPLGAPVILSTSATD